The Dermacentor variabilis isolate Ectoservices chromosome 4, ASM5094787v1, whole genome shotgun sequence genome contains the following window.
ttatctagcatgtcaatccatgttggttgttcagggagtgcccgatggacatccctgaaccgtactacagattcaatgaagtgatcacgtgtaggtcgcgaaatgacatcggcattgttgaactgcgttctagctttccacaaactgtggaggcccaggagcattatagcgtcatactgaaaagcctccgtttctaccggtaagaatcttattccatgtggatctaaaggtaactctttctttaaagtcctttgtagcacatcccagaaaaagatgggatcccagcaatctagaaacgcatgctctatcgtttcaggtttcctgcataagaagcagttaatggaccacgggacgaaaatacccctgttatgcatccatgttttaactgataaggtgttagtgtgtagtttaaagaaaaaagctTTTACTGAAGGGggtactggcattcttttaacccttttgaggacatctcctgggcctccacggtttgACATACGATAAATCTGTGCAGGCCGCATAGTGTCAATGAGGTCCTTATACAGTTTTTTTctagtaatattggcgagatactgcacagaaaaccgcacatgcaacattctgtGCGCATgcacgacttctcgcaggtaacctttaacagaaccatgcattgcttcacacgagcatacaacaaatcctggaaggtgacgacataaaagcacttggatgactgtgcgaaggaacacatcattccgatcgcgaaggtacataaagcgcgacacaacttgtcgcacaaataaatgtgccaacccAAGGCCCCCTTTCTTTACTGGCGAGAACAAGTTTGTGCGACTGGTCCTTTCCGAAGTCGATGCCCATATGAAAACGGCGAAGATACGGTGGATTTTTTGGATGTTTatccgcgaagcacacagcacattcatgacatACCATATCTTGGACGTAAGAAATAGGTTACAGACCGTGGCGCGCGAGAACATTGACAGCTGTCGCCCCTGCCACGCGTTAGTCTTTTCCTTTGCTGTCGCCACTTGTTCATTCCAGTACGGCTCAGGGTCGCGATAAGAGTCGAGAGGCACGCCTAGGTAGGTTGTTGCAGTAGTTGACCACCGAAGTCGAGCGAAGcagtctggcgtttcttcccattcaccatgccaaaacccataactcttctcccagtttatttgcgccccggtgcacttgcagaaggattcaactaccgccacggcctcacaaatactatttctatttgaacagaatatggcgatgtcatcggcatacgccaatattttcacctgtgtggacTGTAACCTGAAGCCAGTTATCCGCTCATTGTTTTGGATGGCCTTGCACAAAGGCTCAAAATAAGCCGCGAATAGCAGGGGCGACAGCGGACATCCCTGCCTCACAGAAGACAGCACTTGCACGCTGTCTGTCAGGTCCCCGTTTACAATGACCCGAGTTGAGCAGTTAGCATACGCCATCCTGACACTGTCTGTTATTACGCTTCCCCCGTTGGAATGCTCTAATATGGCGAAGAGAACATCGTGGGAAACAAGGTCGAAGGCTTTAGCGAGATCTAGTTGCATCATAGCCACTCGATCGCCAAATAGATCGcaacattctagcacacttcGAGCTACGTGTATGTTCGTGGCGATGCTTCTACCCTTTATATCACAGGTCTGATGCGTGCCAACCAGCCTTGTTATCACACCCTGCAATCGTTTGGCCAAtaccttcataaatatcttgtagtCGACGTTGGTAAGGCTTATCGGGCGATAAGACCCCACCAACTGACGTTTTTCAGGTGCCTCAGTTTTCGGAATGAGAACGATGTGCGAAGTTGTGAAGGACAGTGGTATATGTTTTTGCTGATACGATTCGGCGATAACTTTGAGAAGAATCTGGGCTATAATTGGTTTGAATGTTTTATAAAAAGCTACTCCTAGGccatcagggccgggtgcctTGCCGACAGGTAGTGCATCTATTGCatcctctatttctttcatgGAAATTGGCTGTTCCAAAtgcgttctttcttcttcttccagcTTTGGCAGTAACGACAGAAATTCCGCTTTAAAGCCCCCTATAATGGTGCGCGGTTGACCGAACAATTCTTTGAAATGATCAGCGACGACGCGTTTGATTACATTGCGGTCATCTGAAACGTCATTACCGTTTCTTATTTGCCGTATTTCCTTATTGCAAGCGTATTGTTTTTCGTCCGATAACGCACGTTTTGCGGGTGTTTCACCGGCCCACAGCTTCTCGGCCCGTGCACGGATAACCGCCGCTCTGTACTTTTCTGCATCAATTCTCTCTAACTGAATTTTTATGTTTCTTAATTCGTTGGTGTAAGTACCTGGTTGGGAGCATTCTATACCCGTAAGAAATTGAAGTTGCTCACGAAGCAGTGTTTCCTTTCGTTTGTCTTCATAATGCAATGTGCTACTTCTTTCGATGGCTTTCATTTTTACTAATTGCTTAAACTCCTCCCACTCTACACCAATACTTAAAGATTGCACTGCGAGTAGCTTCTTTAGCTTCTCATCTACATCCTTAACGAAAGCCTGATCGTCCATCAATTTCGCATTAAGTTTCCAAAGTTCCcacttgaagtactttttgttttcttttttaccaaagGTTGCAATAACTAGACAATGGTCACTGAAAGACACTGGGTTAACCTCGTACGATGTGCATAGTGGCACAAGTTCAAGCGACACGTACAGCCTGTCCAATCGTGCATGGCTATCGCCTTGAATATGTGTGAATTGCGGACGCGCACCATTTGTGACAACACTTCCGAtatcttctaagttgtggtcgTGAACTACAACATTCAAGACCTCTGCACTCTTATCTCGCACTGGCAAACATTTTACACGGTCTACCGAACGACAAACAGAATTGAAGTCACCGAACAAGACTAGTACTTTTTTACAATCGAGATACATCTGAAAACGCTCAAAAAACTATTTTCTCTCCGCCTCTACATTTGGAGCGTAAGCACAAATGACACGGAAATTCAGACCGTATTGGAAAAAATCGACAACCAGGAGGCGTCCACTTTGGCACGAAAAGAGCGATTGCACAGTTATACCGACACTATTGCGGATGAAAAGGGCACAACCACCAGAGGTACCGACAGAATGAAACACACAAACATCGTAATGCTGACGGAAAGTGGACACCATTCGATCAGTCGCTTCCTGGCTATCAATTTTGGTTTCTTGGATTGCCACCACGTGTAGATTGTTTTCTAAGAGAAGACGACTAAGTTGACACTGTCGCCTTCTTGCTCCAAGACCTCGTACATTTAGAGTCGCTACACGTAGTGCTTCAGCAAGGTGGATCGCCATATCGAGAGAAAAGGAACCCTATCTTATGGTGTCTACCCTCGCGACAACATCGCACGCCCCCATACCCCATTTCGGGATCTACAGCACGAAACTACGGAGGCGGTTTCCCCGCCTGCCGTGATTCGGCCGGAATGTTCGGCCGCAATTTCCAGGACGCTCGCCTCATACCTGCTGCTTTAAAAGGAGGCTCATCACCGCCTATTTCATCCGGTTGCGACGCCTTGCTCACGGCCTCATCGTGCGACCGCTTTCCGGCCATGTGGCTGGACCCTTCAGGGGAAAGGTCCATGGGCTCCGCCACCGGTTGGGTGGCGTTCTCAGAAGACGCGTCAGGCGTTTCCGCTGCGTTCTTTGACGCCGCCACGGCGTCCTGTGCCGGAGGTAGAGGCGTCTGTCCAGGGGATGCGCGATCCTTGGCTTGCGCGTCCAACTGATGCGCCCTAGGAGCAGCCGACGTGGTCTCCTGCACCGCTGGTCCGCTAGCTTCTTTCGATGCCTCCTCCGCGTCAGCCTCATCCATGAGAAGTGCTGACGTCTCATCACTGCTCACTGGCCCGGCGACTCTGCTGTACGTCCGTGCGCAGTGGCCCTCGTCGTGTCCAAAGCGACGGCACGAACCACACCGTGGAATTTGACAGTCACGCCTAATATGACCTGTGCCACGGCAGCGAAGGCACAGGGGTGGCCTGCCCGATACGACAACAAGCGCCAGCTCTCCAGCAACGTTCACCTGGTGCGGCAGGTCGTCGAGCTTCACGCCAGCGTTCAACTTCAAGGTCACCATCCTCGTAGTTGACCCCTTATCAGACACGCCTTGAGCGCGCCACAGCTCTCTTGAGACGTCCGTCACCTTCCCAAATGGCGAGAAGGCAAGACGCACGTCCTCGTCTGGTACGCTGTGAAGGAGCCAGTGCAGCTTCATTCGAACATCCCGGTTTGCAGGGTCGATCACGAGACATCTCGCATTTTTCACTTTCAACTCGCCGATGTTGACAATCTTCTTCGCGGCGTCGGCATCCTTGAATGTAACCGCCCACACATGACTCATGCGGTACGCGCCTAAGGCGATAACTTCCGGCAGGAGCGAAAGTGGAGCGAGCGCGTCACGAAAATCTTCCGCCCGGTATGGGCGGGCACTGATGTCCCCGTGCAGGAAAACGGTATTTAAAACAAGACGACCTGTAGGCAAAGTAGGCAGTACGACCTGGTATTCGTTGTCCGATGCAATAGCCCTGTTTCCGCGACCAGGCATGGCCGCTGTAGCCGCTCCGACGGAGCCCGTCATCgcacgtccgtcacgctcggcggCCGGAAGTAGActacactgagccacgagttcgatgcttcaaagcggtacaaaagcgcctctggtgaacgcggtgttgccttagaaacgagctgtttctaaggctcaggcgtgcgtcgcttgctcaggcgcacatttcgttgtcgcgccgaacgctgcgttgctccacgctcaccgcgtccgatgcggggcgcgtagtcgctgcgccgtagcccattgtcttacaccccttggcgggtcgacgggaacgctgtcgcgttccactcttgaaggcgaagcttaagcgtcctccaattttttctgaaGCCTAagttcccccagctccgctggtctctggcgCTTGCGATAGCCA
Protein-coding sequences here:
- the LOC142578464 gene encoding uncharacterized protein LOC142578464; this encodes MTGSVGAATAAMPGRGNRAIASDNEYQVVLPTLPTGRLVLNTVFLHGDISARPYRAEDFRDALAPLSLLPEVIALGAYRMSHVWAVTFKDADAAKKIVNIGELKVKNARCLVIDPANRDVRMKLHWLLHSVPDEDVRLAFSPFGKVTDVSRELWRAQGVSDKGSTTRMVTLKLNAGVKLDDLPHQVNVAGELALVVVSGRPPLCLRCRGTGHIRRDCQIPRCGSCRRFGHDEGHCARTYSRVAGPVSSDETSALLMDEADAEEASKEASGPAVQETTSAAPRAHQLDAQAKDRASPGQTPLPPAQDAVAASKNAAETPDASSENATQPVAEPMDLSPEGSSHMAGKRSHDEAVSKASQPDEIGGDEPPFKAAGMRRASWKLRPNIPAESRQAGKPPP